A stretch of the uncultured Cohaesibacter sp. genome encodes the following:
- the ytfQ gene encoding galactofuranose ABC transporter, galactofuranose-binding protein YtfQ, giving the protein MKLSSILLASALTLVPLTAMAAGKTVGFSQIGSESGWRAAETTVTKQQAEERGINLKFADAQQKQENQIKAIRGFIAQGVDAILVAPVVATGWDEVLEEAKDAEIPVLLLDRTVDADKDLYMTAVTSDLVHEGKVAGEWLKKEVDGKDCNIVELQGTTGSSPAIDRKKGFEQGIAGADNLKIVRSQTGDFTRAQGKVVMESFLKAEGADNICALYAHNDDMAVGAIQAIKEAGAKPGKDILVVSIDSVPDIHLAMDAGEANATVELTPNMAGPAFDALEAYWKDGSVPPKWIQTESKLYTLKDDNKAIYESKKSLGY; this is encoded by the coding sequence ATGAAACTCAGCTCAATCCTACTCGCCAGTGCCCTCACTCTGGTGCCGCTCACTGCTATGGCAGCGGGCAAAACCGTCGGCTTTTCTCAGATCGGGTCAGAATCCGGCTGGCGCGCTGCGGAAACCACCGTCACGAAACAGCAGGCTGAAGAGCGCGGTATCAACTTGAAATTTGCCGACGCCCAGCAGAAGCAGGAAAACCAGATCAAAGCCATTCGTGGTTTCATCGCCCAAGGGGTGGATGCGATCCTCGTTGCGCCTGTGGTTGCTACCGGCTGGGACGAAGTGCTTGAAGAAGCCAAGGATGCCGAAATTCCGGTTCTGTTGCTTGACCGTACGGTTGATGCCGACAAAGACCTTTACATGACTGCCGTAACCTCGGATCTGGTTCATGAAGGTAAGGTTGCCGGTGAATGGCTCAAGAAGGAAGTTGACGGCAAGGACTGCAATATTGTCGAGCTTCAGGGCACCACCGGTTCGTCCCCTGCCATCGATCGCAAAAAAGGCTTCGAGCAGGGTATTGCTGGCGCTGACAATCTGAAGATCGTTCGCAGCCAGACCGGCGACTTCACCCGTGCACAGGGCAAGGTCGTGATGGAAAGCTTCCTGAAGGCTGAAGGTGCAGACAATATTTGTGCCCTTTATGCCCATAACGACGACATGGCAGTTGGTGCCATTCAGGCAATCAAGGAAGCCGGTGCCAAACCTGGCAAGGATATTCTTGTTGTTTCGATCGACTCCGTGCCGGACATTCACCTGGCTATGGATGCCGGGGAAGCCAACGCAACGGTCGAGTTGACCCCGAATATGGCTGGTCCTGCCTTCGATGCGCTGGAAGCCTATTGGAAAGACGGCTCGGTGCCACCAAAATGGATCCAGACCGAATCCAAGCTCTACACGCTGAAAGATGACAACAAAGCCATCTATGAGTCCAAAAAGAGCCTTGGTTACTGA
- a CDS encoding ATP-binding cassette domain-containing protein, producing MAMSFPAFFKPRSRIIAPAFVLTGKVQMVGVGLLLTLVLCALFAPVLAPYDPKAEVCEAFAPPNGAHWLGCDDFGQDLFSQLVFGARTSLFVGLTVASLAVGVATFLAFLSGLSAGEEKGSWVDRLLMRLVDVALALPFLPLVIVLGVYFGASIGTQILVITLVMWAQPLREMRAQILSIKAATFVEASRTMGASGRFVSLRHILPELAPLIVPQFVRVAHQAILVEAALGFLGLGDPLSTSWGTMLFHANGRAAFLTGAWVYWILPPGLAIATVILALAFIGYGFDGALSARGPLNGAKRRRNGPRTASHGEDEALLAIDGLEIAYLMEGGDLVAIKDVCLSIRRGELVGLVGASGSGKSTLALAILGLLRASVDIRSGSILFDGADLLALPGPEMRDIRREKIALIPQNAMNALNPVLTIGEQVMERLAGKRLSRVARLSLAKEWMEKVGLNPAHLSCYPHVLSGGMRQRAVIAIALCSEPELLIADEPTSGLDMLVQQDLMALLLGLRDDMGLTMLLISHNVRLVARHCDRVVMMEQREMVEVAGKPAHLPFKALMEAMPAIDEPRRWPSPKKGSEVGAEAPFLMCSHLSKHFTVSVPALWGNRQGGRVNVLQDVSFTLDVGDAVGLVGGSGEGKTTLARLLVGMLRPDAGSVRLGGKSWDDMSPVDVCLMRQRVHMVFQDPYQSLNNRLRIADLVAEPLQIAQGGAWRDHRAQICEALEMVRLPTDPGFLSRHPVCLSGGQRQRVALARAIILRPSLIIADEPTSMLDPAIRIEVMDVMAALRAEFRMAFLFISHDVALARHFCDRLLELRDGHLVGDLSSDAFADHLHHRQI from the coding sequence ATGGCGATGTCCTTTCCTGCCTTCTTCAAGCCTCGCTCCCGTATAATCGCGCCTGCCTTTGTCCTGACCGGCAAGGTGCAAATGGTGGGGGTCGGTTTGCTGCTGACGCTGGTGCTGTGCGCACTCTTTGCACCAGTGCTCGCGCCCTATGATCCAAAGGCAGAGGTATGCGAGGCGTTCGCACCGCCAAATGGCGCCCATTGGCTTGGTTGCGATGATTTCGGGCAAGACCTTTTCTCGCAGCTTGTGTTTGGGGCGCGGACGTCGCTGTTTGTTGGTCTCACGGTGGCGTCATTGGCGGTCGGGGTTGCGACCTTTTTGGCGTTTCTTTCCGGTCTCTCTGCGGGGGAGGAGAAAGGCAGCTGGGTTGACCGCCTGCTGATGCGGTTGGTGGATGTCGCTCTGGCCCTTCCTTTTCTGCCACTGGTCATCGTGCTCGGGGTCTATTTCGGCGCGTCAATCGGGACGCAGATTTTGGTGATCACCCTCGTTATGTGGGCGCAGCCCTTGCGGGAAATGCGCGCGCAGATCCTGTCGATCAAGGCGGCGACGTTTGTGGAGGCCTCGCGCACCATGGGGGCGTCCGGCCGGTTCGTCAGTTTGCGCCATATCCTGCCAGAGCTGGCGCCTTTGATCGTGCCGCAATTTGTTCGCGTGGCGCATCAGGCCATTTTGGTGGAAGCGGCGCTCGGCTTCCTTGGCCTTGGGGACCCACTGTCGACCAGTTGGGGGACGATGCTGTTTCATGCCAATGGCCGCGCCGCTTTTTTGACCGGCGCATGGGTCTATTGGATCCTGCCACCGGGGCTTGCCATTGCGACGGTGATACTGGCGCTTGCGTTCATCGGTTATGGCTTTGATGGCGCGTTGAGCGCGCGCGGTCCCCTCAATGGAGCCAAGAGGCGAAGGAATGGTCCCCGGACAGCATCTCATGGCGAAGACGAGGCTTTGCTCGCAATTGACGGGCTTGAGATCGCCTATCTCATGGAGGGTGGAGATCTGGTTGCAATCAAGGATGTATGCCTGTCGATCCGGCGGGGCGAGTTGGTGGGATTGGTCGGGGCCTCCGGCTCTGGCAAAAGCACACTGGCTTTAGCGATCCTTGGATTGTTGCGCGCGTCCGTGGACATCCGGTCTGGCTCTATTCTGTTTGACGGTGCGGATCTGCTGGCTTTGCCGGGCCCGGAGATGCGAGACATTCGGCGCGAGAAGATCGCCTTGATCCCGCAAAATGCGATGAATGCGCTCAATCCGGTTCTGACCATCGGTGAGCAGGTGATGGAGCGATTGGCAGGCAAGAGATTGTCGCGGGTGGCGCGTCTTTCTCTTGCCAAGGAGTGGATGGAGAAAGTGGGCCTTAACCCTGCGCATCTGTCCTGCTATCCGCATGTCCTCTCGGGCGGCATGCGGCAACGGGCGGTGATTGCCATCGCGCTTTGCAGTGAACCAGAGCTGTTGATTGCCGATGAGCCGACTTCCGGTCTTGATATGCTGGTGCAGCAAGATCTGATGGCTTTGCTGCTTGGGTTGCGTGATGACATGGGGCTGACCATGCTGCTGATCAGTCACAATGTGCGGCTTGTTGCGCGCCATTGCGACCGTGTGGTGATGATGGAGCAAAGAGAAATGGTCGAGGTGGCGGGTAAGCCTGCTCACCTGCCATTCAAGGCTCTGATGGAGGCGATGCCCGCGATTGACGAGCCACGCCGATGGCCTAGCCCCAAAAAGGGATCGGAGGTTGGAGCCGAGGCTCCCTTCCTGATGTGCAGCCATCTTTCCAAGCATTTTACAGTCTCAGTGCCTGCTCTTTGGGGCAATCGACAAGGGGGCAGGGTCAATGTGCTCCAAGATGTCTCCTTCACTCTTGATGTCGGGGACGCCGTCGGCTTGGTTGGTGGCTCTGGCGAGGGAAAGACCACTCTTGCGCGGCTTCTGGTTGGAATGCTGCGGCCCGATGCCGGGTCCGTACGATTGGGTGGCAAGAGTTGGGATGACATGTCGCCGGTGGACGTGTGCTTGATGCGGCAGCGCGTGCATATGGTGTTCCAGGATCCTTATCAGAGCCTGAATAATCGTCTGCGGATTGCTGATTTGGTGGCCGAGCCGTTGCAGATAGCCCAAGGCGGAGCGTGGCGAGATCATCGGGCGCAGATTTGCGAGGCGCTGGAAATGGTGCGCCTGCCGACGGATCCGGGCTTTTTGTCGCGGCATCCGGTTTGTCTGTCCGGCGGGCAACGGCAGCGGGTTGCTCTGGCACGGGCTATCATTCTGCGCCCCTCCCTGATCATTGCGGACGAGCCGACCTCGATGCTGGATCCCGCTATCCGGATTGAGGTGATGGATGTGATGGCGGCTTTGCGGGCGGAGTTCAGGATGGCTTTTCTGTTCATCTCGCACGATGTTGCACTGGCCCGCCATTTCTGTGATCGCTTGCTGGAGTTGCGTGATGGACACCTCGTTGGCGATCTCTCTTCTGATGCGTTCGCCGATCATCTGCACCATCGCCAAATCTAG